In a genomic window of Roseiflexus castenholzii DSM 13941:
- a CDS encoding phage tail protein — MTDKDPLISAWFGVDFGDGVVGAFRECTGLGSENEVVESKASGPDGKYIIKKIPGRMKWNNVTLKRGITDAMDMWKWRKMVEEGDIQGARRNGTITMFNTKGEPVARWKFVNAWPSKLTGPDANATNNEVAIETLEIVHEGYERVQ, encoded by the coding sequence ATGACCGACAAAGACCCTCTGATTTCAGCATGGTTCGGCGTTGATTTCGGTGACGGCGTCGTGGGCGCCTTCCGCGAATGTACCGGTCTCGGCAGCGAGAACGAAGTGGTCGAGAGCAAAGCCAGCGGACCCGACGGGAAGTACATCATCAAGAAAATCCCCGGTCGCATGAAATGGAACAACGTCACTCTCAAACGCGGCATCACCGACGCCATGGACATGTGGAAATGGCGCAAGATGGTCGAAGAGGGAGATATTCAGGGAGCGCGGCGCAACGGCACGATTACCATGTTCAACACCAAAGGCGAACCGGTCGCGCGCTGGAAATTCGTCAACGCATGGCCCAGCAAGTTAACCGGACCGGACGCCAACGCAACCAACAACGAAGTGGCGATTGAAACGCTCGAAATCGTCCACGAAGGATACGAGCGCGTCCAGTAG
- a CDS encoding Pvc16 family protein: MIADVHLAIRHMILNRGLIPADEVDVRFERPTKEWVSSLVRPTINLYLFDIDENVDLRQTNMPVMRGGGSASYRMPMRRFDLRYMVTVFATVAADEHLLIYRVLATLLRFPSLPPSSLAAAMAVIAGREGYVAEEARFMALAGAGERTTLRDLRSALASAEIGSAARAAMMALVDEPQVTTKIATAEESLRLLDVWNALEQAPRASLLYVVTVPVDLDIVIDSPLVLTRTLRVRQRTDAAASTELLRIGGTVRDHAGAPLSGVTVAIEGGAIETVTDSEGRYALSHIPLGEVTLRVTRPDGSVHIATFATPSDSYDILLD, from the coding sequence ATGATCGCAGATGTCCATCTTGCCATTCGTCACATGATTCTGAACCGGGGCTTGATCCCGGCGGATGAAGTAGACGTGCGTTTCGAGCGCCCGACGAAGGAGTGGGTCAGTTCACTGGTGCGCCCGACGATCAACCTGTACTTGTTCGATATCGACGAAAACGTCGATCTGCGCCAGACGAACATGCCGGTGATGCGCGGCGGCGGCAGTGCATCGTACCGTATGCCGATGCGCCGCTTCGATCTGCGCTACATGGTGACGGTGTTCGCCACGGTCGCTGCGGATGAGCATCTGCTGATCTATCGCGTGCTCGCCACTCTGCTGCGTTTTCCGTCGTTGCCGCCATCGTCGCTGGCGGCAGCCATGGCGGTCATTGCAGGACGCGAGGGATACGTTGCAGAAGAAGCGCGGTTCATGGCGCTTGCCGGGGCTGGCGAACGCACCACGCTGCGCGACCTGCGCAGCGCCCTCGCATCTGCTGAAATCGGTTCGGCGGCGCGTGCGGCAATGATGGCGCTGGTTGATGAACCGCAGGTGACAACCAAAATCGCCACTGCCGAGGAGAGTCTGCGTCTGCTCGATGTGTGGAATGCGCTCGAACAGGCGCCGCGCGCCTCATTGCTCTACGTGGTGACGGTTCCGGTCGATCTTGACATCGTCATCGATTCACCGCTGGTGCTGACGCGAACGCTGCGCGTCCGGCAGCGAACCGATGCCGCCGCGTCCACGGAGTTGCTTCGGATTGGCGGAACCGTGCGTGATCATGCCGGCGCGCCGCTCTCGGGAGTGACGGTTGCCATCGAAGGAGGTGCAATCGAAACGGTTACGGATAGCGAAGGCAGATATGCGCTGAGTCACATCCCGCTGGGGGAAGTGACCCTGCGGGTAACACGCCCTGATGGGAGCGTCCACATCGCAACATTCGCAACACCGTCGGACTCATACGACATCTTGCTGGATTGA
- a CDS encoding phage tail protein — protein MPTTEEAYPSYRFYVEIAGVPHAVFTEVSGLQVETEITEYEEGGNNDFVHRLPGRTKIGNITLKRGMTSSNELLQWFLKIARGSIDRRNVTVIMYDSAGKELFRWNFIEAYPIKWTGPQFTAASTEAAVETLELTHNGMTVG, from the coding sequence ATGCCGACGACGGAAGAAGCGTATCCTTCCTACCGATTCTATGTCGAGATTGCTGGCGTGCCGCATGCGGTGTTCACCGAAGTCAGCGGTTTGCAGGTCGAAACCGAGATCACAGAATACGAAGAGGGTGGCAACAACGACTTTGTTCACCGTTTGCCGGGTCGCACGAAGATTGGCAATATCACCCTCAAGCGCGGCATGACCAGTTCGAATGAACTGTTGCAGTGGTTTCTCAAGATTGCGCGTGGCTCGATTGATCGGCGGAATGTGACGGTCATCATGTACGACTCGGCAGGGAAGGAATTGTTTCGCTGGAACTTCATCGAGGCGTATCCGATCAAATGGACCGGTCCGCAATTTACTGCCGCCTCGACAGAAGCGGCGGTGGAAACGCTCGAACTGACGCACAATGGAATGACGGTCGGGTAA
- a CDS encoding phage tail sheath family protein, with product MPEYLSPGVYIEEVSSGPRPIEGVGTAMAAFVGFAAAGPVNQPVLVTSWTQYVEKFGRLDESGRRNPHMDGAYLSHAVYGYFLNGGGRCYVTRIPQQADGKAPPPPRLELPTRASKALTSLIVTPKSETASDIQVEIGPPVGENPPPEAFTVKISMGEVKEVYENVSFNKRPKDGTSYVVEKINSSSTLVQVAEGPATGSLADRVPEFGMSVIKPLAPIVPARVDATTFVGSAAERSGVEGLEIAEDVTMICAPDLMAAYQSGAITKEGVKAVQLAMIAHAERMQDRMVILDPLPGLTPQQVKQWRERDTNYDSKFAVLYYPWLKIMGPDGKTEMEIPPCGHIAGIWARNDNTRGVHKAPANEVVQGALGPAIAITKGEQDVLNPIGVNCIRSFTGMGLRVWGARTLSSDAAWRYVNVRRLFNYVEKSIERGTQWVVFEPNDPNLWARVKRDVEAFLTVCWRDGMLFGLTPREAFYVKCDEELNPPEVRDQGKLIIEVGLAPVKPAEFVIFRFSQFAGGGA from the coding sequence ATGCCTGAGTATCTCTCGCCTGGCGTCTACATCGAAGAAGTCAGCAGCGGTCCGCGTCCGATTGAGGGGGTTGGCACGGCAATGGCGGCGTTCGTCGGGTTCGCCGCTGCCGGTCCCGTTAATCAACCTGTGCTGGTGACCAGTTGGACGCAGTATGTCGAGAAGTTTGGTCGTCTCGATGAAAGCGGGCGGCGCAACCCACACATGGATGGCGCCTATCTGTCGCATGCCGTCTACGGCTACTTTCTCAACGGCGGCGGTCGGTGCTATGTGACGCGCATCCCGCAGCAGGCGGACGGCAAAGCGCCTCCTCCGCCGCGCCTCGAACTCCCGACGCGGGCCTCGAAGGCGCTGACCTCGCTGATTGTCACACCCAAGAGCGAAACTGCCAGCGACATTCAAGTGGAGATCGGTCCGCCGGTTGGCGAAAATCCGCCTCCCGAAGCGTTTACGGTCAAAATCAGCATGGGGGAAGTGAAGGAAGTCTACGAGAATGTGTCGTTCAACAAACGACCAAAAGATGGAACCTCTTACGTGGTCGAGAAGATCAACAGTTCCAGCACGCTGGTGCAGGTCGCTGAAGGACCGGCGACCGGCTCGCTGGCGGACCGTGTGCCGGAGTTTGGCATGTCGGTCATCAAGCCGCTGGCGCCGATCGTTCCGGCGCGCGTGGATGCGACGACATTCGTCGGTAGCGCCGCCGAGCGCAGCGGTGTCGAGGGATTGGAGATCGCCGAGGATGTGACCATGATCTGCGCGCCAGACCTGATGGCAGCCTATCAGTCGGGCGCAATCACGAAAGAAGGAGTCAAAGCTGTCCAACTGGCGATGATTGCCCACGCCGAACGCATGCAGGATCGCATGGTCATTCTCGATCCGCTTCCTGGTCTGACGCCGCAGCAGGTCAAGCAGTGGCGCGAGCGCGACACGAACTACGACTCGAAGTTTGCCGTGCTCTACTACCCCTGGCTCAAAATCATGGGACCGGACGGCAAGACGGAGATGGAGATTCCGCCGTGCGGACACATTGCGGGCATCTGGGCGCGCAACGACAATACGCGCGGCGTCCACAAAGCGCCGGCGAACGAGGTTGTTCAGGGTGCGCTTGGACCGGCGATTGCGATCACGAAAGGCGAGCAGGATGTGCTCAACCCGATTGGGGTCAACTGCATCCGGTCGTTCACCGGTATGGGGTTGCGGGTCTGGGGTGCACGCACCCTCTCCAGCGATGCCGCCTGGCGCTACGTCAATGTGCGGCGTCTTTTCAACTACGTCGAGAAGTCAATCGAACGCGGGACGCAGTGGGTTGTCTTCGAGCCGAACGACCCCAACCTGTGGGCGCGCGTCAAGCGTGACGTGGAAGCGTTCCTGACCGTCTGCTGGCGTGATGGCATGCTGTTTGGTCTGACACCGCGCGAGGCGTTCTATGTCAAGTGTGACGAAGAACTGAACCCGCCCGAAGTGCGCGATCAGGGCAAACTGATCATCGAAGTCGGGCTGGCGCCAGTCAAACCCGCCGAGTTCGTCATCTTCCGCTTCAGCCAGTTCGCTGGCGGCGGGGCATAA